CGTCGTGCCCGGGGCCATCGGTGATCTGGTGATCGGCACGGTGGCCGGTATGCCGCTGGGCGTCTGGGTGCTGGCGACGCTGCCCGCCTCGGCCCTCAACCGACTGATCGGCCTGATGCTGCTCGCCGCCGTCGCCCTCGAGTGGCGCGGCCTCTACCCCGAGAAGCTGACGGGACGTAGCTGGGGCCTGGGGGCGGGCGTGCTGGCGGGAATGATCGGCGGCGCCGTCGGCACGCCGGGACCGCCGGTGATCCTCTATGCGACCACGCAGGGCTGGAGCCCGCGCGCCACGAAAGCCAACCTCCAGGCGTTCTTCACTGTGAACCAGGCGGTGATCCTGGCCGGCTACTGGTGGGCGGGCCTGCTCACGCGCGAGGTCTGGCGATTCGCCGCCGTCTTCGCCCTGCCGGCGATCGTCGGCCTTCTCGCCGGCGTGATGCTCTTCAACCGGATCGACCACATCCGCTTCCGGCGGGTCGTGTTCGCGTTGCTCTTCGCCTCGGGAACGGTCCTTCTCGTGCGGGGCTGATTCCGGCGCCGCCGGTCACCCCTCGTCGACGATGAGACTACTCCCCGTACTTCCGGCGGAGGACCTTGGCCAGCGACTCCGGCGCGAAGCCGAGCTGGAGCAGCGCCCAGCCGGTGTCGAAGTACTCGCGGTAGGCGACGATCCGGCCGGCTGCCAGCTCGAAGAGGCTCATGCCGCGGAATCGAACCCTGCGGCCCGCGCTGCGGGGGACGACGTCGGTCACGACGTACTCGAACGTCCACTCCGTGGCCGCCCGCTCGGGCGTCTCCACGACGGTGTCCATGTCCCAGCGGTAGTCGCGCCCCTCGTGGAACATGCGCTCGAACATCGCACGCAGCGCGGGATGGCCCGCGTGCGCGCCGTAGAAGCTGTCCTCGTA
This region of Candidatus Methylomirabilota bacterium genomic DNA includes:
- a CDS encoding sulfite exporter TauE/SafE family protein; translated protein: MSLAWVAGACIVAGASFVMGLAGFGIGLVSLALLPFLMSPATAVVLMTLYAFVFALGVFVQLRRDVVPGAIGDLVIGTVAGMPLGVWVLATLPASALNRLIGLMLLAAVALEWRGLYPEKLTGRSWGLGAGVLAGMIGGAVGTPGPPVILYATTQGWSPRATKANLQAFFTVNQAVILAGYWWAGLLTREVWRFAAVFALPAIVGLLAGVMLFNRIDHIRFRRVVFALLFASGTVLLVRG
- a CDS encoding nuclear transport factor 2 family protein, which encodes MSVVHDFAKAFNRRDVEALLACFTERGTYEDSFYGAHAGHPALRAMFERMFHEGRDYRWDMDTVVETPERAATEWTFEYVVTDVVPRSAGRRVRFRGMSLFELAAGRIVAYREYFDTGWALLQLGFAPESLAKVLRRKYGE